Sequence from the Muntiacus reevesi chromosome 9, mMunRee1.1, whole genome shotgun sequence genome:
GGCATAGCTGGAACTTGGTCTCACATACATGAAGAGAACTGTACCATGAAAAATAGACACTCCAGTTAGGTGAGAACCACATGTAGAAAAGACTTTCCTTCTCCCTACAGCAGATGGCATCCTCAGAATGGCCAACAGGATGAAACCATAGGAGATCAGGACACTCAGGACAGTGACTATCTCAATGGAGCCCACGAAGTAGAAGAGCAGAAGCTGGTTTGTGTGAGTGTCAGAGCAAGAAATAGCCAGGAGGGGAGGGGTGTCACAGAAGACATGCCTGATTTCATTGGAGGCACAGAAGGAGAGGCTGAAAGTAGCCACGGTGTGTACAGAAGCATGCAAGATGCCACCAACACAGGAAGCAATGATGAGGGACACATAGACCCTGGGTCCCATGCTGGCTGAATACCGGAGCGGGTCGTAGATGGCCACACAGCGGTCATACGCCATCGCAGCCAAGAGGAAGCACTCTGTGGTCCCAAAAGTAACAGCAAGAAACATCTGTGTTGCACATTCAAGGAAGGAAATGGCTTTGCTCTTTGACATAAGATCTACTAACATTTTGGGGGTGACTACTGAAGAATAGCAGGCATCCACAGATGAAAGCACACTCAGAAAATAGTACATGGGGCTGTGGAGCCGGCAATCCCCAATGACTAGTACAATCAGTCCTAAATTTCCAATCAATGTGGAGAGGTAAATTGCTAGAAACAAGAAGAATAAGATGATTTGCAGTTCAAGATTGTCTGTGAAGCCTTTCAGTAAAAAGGATGTTACTTCAGTGACATTCTTCATCTTGATACCTCATGGAAAGAATGCGAAGATTTTTCAAAGCTTGCAATTCGTTTCCTACCAAAAGAGTGAATGACATTGTGACTCAATGGAATGTGATTTGGGtcctcatatttattttttgccagaGTGTGATTTCCCAGTTGTAGATCAGAACATGGTGACAAGACAGCGGGTCAAGCGTCCATGCCCCTCACTGAAGATTCACATGGGAAAACACGTGTGCTCCTCACTCACGGTAGATCCACGCGTCTACCTCCACTAGATAAACCAGCTGGTTTACCACCGAATCCTATTAGTTGTTTCCATATTAAACTAGCTTAAAACTCCAGATCATTGGCTAAAATCAAtttccttctcccacacagtAACATGGCCTAGTGTATCCGTGTGCAGATACCTGGGATAGGATATCAGCAATCTAGTTCCTTTCAGTAAGTGTGTAAAATCTTTTCTTATAATTTGCTTATCTATAGAATGAAACATTAATACTGATTTTACAATGCGGAACAATTACTGtcatataaaatacattaataaagCTGAATCTTCAAAATATTGTTAAATAGATAATGCTAAATTAGGTTGGTCTTCAAGAGTAGCAACCTCTCAGACTGTAACATTTTATGTGCTATTTCCAAATTCTTTCTAACTCTATTAATCCTTATTAGGtgtatccaaaggaaataatcaagattTTTAAGATGATGGACCATGATTGAATTAAATAATGATATTGTAACTTATAttcatttaaatgtatttctgaGATACTTAGCATTATATGGTGTTTTTTCATTTACTAAATAATcagtcatatttattattttcagataTCTAAAGTCTTTGATTTTCAATGGTCTCAAGATCTGTGGtgaaaatgtgaagaaattttctgaaaacaaaaacaatttttaaaaaattattatacttGTTTAGATAGTTTACTGTGGTTCCAGTGAATTATCAGCTAGACAATGTGAATCACAATTAAAGTCACTTATAAAAATTGTAGCTAAGTATGGCAACAATAGcaaacaaatataaacataaatttaatcctttgtattttctttgttgtATTTATTCACCTAAGTGATAGGAAACAACTATTAATAAAAGGATTGCATAGCATCTCTGATCTTGTTAGGTCCAAACTCTTAAAATACTCAGCAAATGCCCTGAAGATCTCTCTTACCTCAGCAGAAGCAGTTTTGATGTCTTATGAGTATAATTAATTCAAACTGCTTATATCTACCTCCTCAACTGTTGCTGAAACCAAAGGAGAGTCCCCAAGGAGAATATGTTCCAATTATGATCTAGTTCAAAATAGCAACATGATGACTCactcagtaaaaaagaaaatggtccTGGGATAATTCATGACCCACTAACATttgctgaaaaataaagtcagtcagcCTCCGATTTATAATAATGCTTTATATTTGTATCCCCCTAAATACAGTGGTGTTAAGTACTTTTTCATACTAACCTGTTGTCcgtttgtgtcttctttggggaaaagtcTGTTTAAGTGATCTGCAAACATGTTCTCCTACTATGTTGGAGGCCTCCTTACTCTGTGGATTCTTTCACTTGCTGTACATAATTTTAGTGTGATGTGCTCACCTTTATCTAATTGTGCTTCTGTTGCCTGTCCTTATGGTATATCCATGAAATTATCACTAAACTTAATGTCATGAggcttttcccttttatttcttctgagagttttatagtttcatggCTTATGTTTAAGCATAAGTTGACTTTTATTCATGGTTTAAGATGAGAgttgattttcattcttttacatgtgaatatccagtttttcTAACTGTATACTTTTCCTACTATGTACTGTTAACACCCTTGTTGAAGATTCAGTTGACTAAATATGTGTGAATTGATTTGTGACCTCCTTATTCTGCTTCATTGgcctatatgtctgtctttataccAATACTGTTTTGTTCAAGTACTGTAGCTTTGCAACACATTTTGAAACCAGGATGTGTGATGACTCCAGCTTTGTACTTTTGCATTCTGTTTCTTTGGATGTTTGAAATTGTCTGTGGTGTCACACAAAGTTTATGCTTTTTCTACTTCAAAAAATACCAaagttattttataaacattGCATTGGATCTTTTATTGCTCTGGGTAGcaaataaattttatcaaatgaaaatcTAAAGTGCAATTGCATATCACCTCATATCTGTTAGGCtattattaaagaagaaaaaaaaacaacaacaagtgtTGACAAAGATATGAAAAAAGACACCTCAAGCACTGATGAtacaaatgtaaattggtatagccattgCAAAAGTATAGAGGctcctcaaaacattaaaaaaaacccactttgTAAGCTACCAATTATTTCTGGGTATTTACACAAATTAATTGATATTAGAATCTTGGTGAGATATTGCACTCATGTTCTTTGTAGCATCACTCCCAACAGTCAAGATATGAGAACCACTAAAGTATCTTTcatgaaaaaatgtattttaaaaatctgggcaTATGTATAAATGAAATGTTATTCAGTCTTAATAAGTGAGAAAATATTGTTGTTGCAATAATATGGATGGATGTAGAGGACttttgctaaatgaaataaatcagacacaaaaagacaaacactgggtgatctcatttatatgaatTATCTAAAATAGACAATCTCATAGAAGCAAAGAGAAGAGTAGAATGGTGGCTTCCAGAGACTGGGGGAAGGGGGACATTGGAAGTTGATGGTCAAACATAAAAAGTTTGAACTGTTTGAGTTAAATAAGTTCAGGTAATCTATTATATAGTTTAGTGCCTATAATTAACAAAATTTTTGCATACTCAAAATTGCTAAGAAGGTAGATCTTACATTAAAAGTATaacagcaataaaagaaaaaaaaagaaactttaggaGGTAAGGATTTGCTTGTGACCTTGATAGTGGTGATGTTTTCATGGGTGCACTCATCTCCAAACACTTTAAGTGAagtgtattaaatatatatggaattttatacTTCAATTAGTTCCCAAAGGTGGTCTTCTCCAGCGGCTCACTGGTAAAATccacctgaaatacaggagattcaggagatgccagtttgattcctaggtcaggaagatcccctggaggaagaaaatgcAGCTCACTCTAGCATTCTTCTCATGAAAATTCCATAGaacaaggagtctggtgggccacagttcttGGGATCACAAAGTCATGCTCAGGCTTGACTGAGCACAAGAACTATATTTCAAGAAGTTGATTGTAttcagatatataaatatattgtatacagatatatatatatatatacatgttatatatatacatataatcttTTAACATTAGATAAAACTCTAACAAAGAACCAAAATGAAATGCTAGAAGTCAAAAATGCTATAACTAAAGTGAAGAATGCCTTTAATGAATTTACCATTAAACTAGATATGCCAAAAGAAAGAATCTGTGAACTTGAGGATACATTAATCGAAACCTAGAACAATGGCAACCAGAGAACACACGGAATAAAATGATCAATGGTTGCCAGAGGTTTGGAAGTAGGATGACAAAGAGATAGAGCACAGAGGAATTTTAGGGCATTGAAAACAATTCTATATAAGACTATAACGATGGATTcatgtcattatatatatatttcaaactcATTGAACACACAACACCAAGATTGAATCCAAAGGTAAATAATGGACTTTGAGTGGTTGTGATGTGTCAGTGTGAgcttataaaatgcaaaaaattaCCACTTTGATGGAGAATATTTATAATGGGCATATATGGAAAATATCTGTACATTGGGGAGGGAAACTTGAAATAAGGGAGGAGTTTCTGTAAGAAGTAGGTCTCAGAAAGTTCTATTATAGCAACATACAATGTTGAAAGTGTAGACACCAGTTTGTAAGGTAAGATCTATCTAGCTATGGAGCTCAAGAAACTCTAGGTAGAAGCTATAATGAATTAGGCTTgagtttaattgctcagtcatgtctgacactttgagacccctaCTGAAAGTTAAAGTAGTTAGAAAATGACAGTATTATAAGATTATAGAAACATATGAGACATCATTTGGgcatgaaatttaaaatgctgACTCCACCAATTcaacataaatgtgtgtgtatatgtacatatatatacagacttcaccagtggctcagtggtaaataatctctgcagtgcaggagatgcaggagacgtgagttttaAATcaaggttgagaagattcccagaggagaaaatgaaaacctactccagtattcttgcctagaaagtcccACAGAcatggtggactgcagtccatagagtcacaaagagctggacatgactgagtgactgagcagtgtgtatatatatgtgtgtgtgggggggtgggggtgtgtatatatatgtatgtaatattaatgtattatatatttatattataatataatatatattataatatatatatatatttcgtTAGGATATTCAAAATGTCCAACTCATTTAAACATAGAGGGAGGAGTAGTTAGAAAAAGTGTCTATTATattaatagtatatataataatataatttttctaaCTACTAATTAGTAAATAAGAATCAACCTAATCAATATAATAGTATATAACATAcatatgaataaaaagaaagtttGTGTTCCACTTTTCTAGGTTTTTCTAACGACTGATATCTCACTATTTCTACTTTACTATTCTTTCTCAgaattctttgctttttcatgtAAATTGTAGAGTCAGAAGATCTATTTCTCCAAAAGACTTGTTTAATTTTACTTGGAGTTGTATTAAGTCTGTATACAGATCTATTTAGAGTTGCATTTGATTGATGGATCCTCTCTTCGCAGTTAGGCTACCTgtcagtattattttttttccttctgtttgtttACATTCAGATTTTAAAACCAACATTCCTTTCTACTAGCTTGTAATCTCTTAATTTAGAACTTTGGTATCTGCGTATTTGCCACAAATTACTTCTGCGCAAAGCGTCACTGGTCGGTTTGGGGAGGTGGGATCTTTGCATTCCACAGATATAAAGCCCTGTGCACCACATATTTGGCCTTTCCCTCCTCCGATCCTCTCACATTCTAACGCTCCATCACGCAGAATGCTAGGTTACCCGCGTGCTGTCGCatccctcctccagcccttcctGTCTATGTGCTCACATCTTGTCACTCTTACTGAACTTTTTATGGAATCGTGCTTGCTGACCCTCGCTGGGCCGGATGGGCGTCGCCGCGGGGCTTCGCCCTAGCTGGCCGAGTGGCGGCGGCCCTCCGGGCGCAgcgcggggcttccctggtcgcggGGCGGAGGGCGAGCGGCAAGCTGCTCTCTGAGACCGCGCGGACTGCAGCTCGCCCGCCTCCCCTGCTCACGGAGTTCTCCGGGCACGGGGACGGGGTGGGcggccgctcccttctcctcgGGACCGTCCCGCCCCGGGGCGGAGCCCTAGCTGGCCGAGTGGCGGCGGCCCTCCGGGCGCAgcgcggggcttccctggtcgcggGGCGGAGGGCGAGCGGCAAGCTGCTCTCTGAGACCGCGCGGACTGCAGCTCGCCCGCCTCCTCTGCtcacggagttctccaggcacgAGGACGGGGTGGGcggccgctcccttctcctcgGGACCGGCCCAGCCCGGGGCGGAGCCCAGGCGGTGCAGCGGGGCGCAGGCTCGGCAGCTGCGGCCGCGGGCACGGGCGGGGGCCTCTGGGGCAGGTGCGGTCTTCCCGGATCGGGGCGCAAGCCGGGTCCCCGCATCGCAGGGGGGTTCTTCaccgctgaggcaccagggaagtctgctctcATCAAACTGTTCATGGACTCTATCTCGTGTCACTCAgaagtgtatattttaaaatttacctaaAAAATATAGCTATCCTTCTTTAAGAGGAGACACTACTCTGtcggcaaaggtctgtatagtcaagggtCTGGTCTTCCCGGCGGCCACATGCAGTTGGGTCTTAAAAAAGGCAGAATGCCGAAGACTTGATGCCCTCAAAGTGTGGTGCTGAGAATTCTCCtgagggagatcaaaccagtcagtctcaagggaaatcaactctgaatactccttggaaggactgacactgaagccgATGCTCCAGttcagccaactcattggaaaagtccctgacgtggggaagattgaaggcagaagagagcGTCAGAGGTTGAGacgcttggatggcatcaccagtgccGGGGGCATGAACTCGGGAAAACTTTGGGGGGtgttgagggacagggaggcctgacgcgCTGCAGGCCACGTGGTCACAGAGAATCTCAGGCATGACCtggccactgaacaacagcagagaATTATAAATGTTGTCATATGTTATGATTCATTATCTTCGTGTTTTAGAGAAGGGACTAGAGAACTAGAAAGGCTTTACTTCCAGAAAGAGACAAGTGGATTTTGCAGAATTGTGGTTATCAGCCtcatttgttgttgtcatttagtcctAAGGgttgtccaattcttttgtgactccatggatggtggcatgtcaggctcctctgtccatgggatttcccaggcgagagttctggagtgggttaccacttccttctccaggggatcaacttAATAGCATATAGCTATTTAGGATCAGAGCTTAGAATAGTCCTATAGTAGTAGGTTTTTTTTCCACTgagggattttttaaattaaagtatgcTGATGTAATCATTCTCATCAGGTAGTTCGTTATCCAGAAACATCCACTTGTTTACAAGAAAAAAGTTCATCTTGAAACTTCTGTCCCAGAAAATAGAGTGCTTTCCTCTAGAGCCTTAACTGCAGACTTTGAGAAGCACTTGAGACGAGGGTGGAGTATAAGAATATGAATACATATTATTCACAGAGCATCTTGAGTGAGGAGTCCATTTCCACAGGTAAGAGGAAAGTGCTTTCATAACTtgcaatatattttagaaaatatacatttgaatttgaaactGGGATGTCTTAATATTTGTATTCAAGACAGAAGATTTGAGTGAaatcaaagttttattaaaaatctaaTATGCTCCTTTCAGGAAACAtagcaaagaaaataagaaggaGTCCATATATATTTTGGTCAATACAATTGTAAATTagaaattttcattaatttccttGATGAAAAATAATGTTCTGTATAGGGGCAGAACAATTAAGgggttacatttaaattttaagaaaattattaaatgaagaaaaattaactaTTAAGCAACCATTGGGTATACGACACTTTGGAATCACAAACTTTTGACAGAAGAGTACAaactaattttaaatgtattttatagctAGTTAATTGATCTAGAAGccacttgtatgtgtgtgtatgtgttttaactTCTTAGCTTAATAAACTTAAttgcttaaaaaaagagaattaaaCTATTCAAAGTTTCTATCTCATACAGTTTCTAGGTTTTAAAATGTCTTGAATTATGCCAAGTCATAATGAAATTTTAATGCAATCATGTAGAAATAGTATAGATTCTGAAGTCAGAGAAATCTAGGCTTCAGTCCTGGTTCTCCTAAGAACTGCATGAGCCTGGTCAAGTTATATGTCTAGTTGAGCCTTGGTGTTCTCATCTATTAATATAAGATGATGCTGAATTATATAGCTTGCAGGTTGCTATATAGATTGCATTACATAATATGCATAAAATTCCTAACCCCCTAGTAGCCACTCAATAATACATAATAGCTGCCctcctaactttccttcctatTGAGCTTACTATCAGTAATACTGCTTCCATGGACACCTAGTACTCTAAATTTTTTATCATGAGTGttggaaaacattttgttttcatcttttggaTTCATTATATTTTGCTAAAAAATTACAATTTCTAGTTCCCATCCATTAAAGTGAAATAGTAAGACATAAACAAAACCAGttctaattttttcaaatatcacTTAACAAAAAAGCCTGTTTGAAAAACTGGACATAGTAGTTAAACATCATACTTTTTCTCTGTCACAACTCCAGTGCcctttaatgaaataaataaattctctaaTGGGACATAATTTTGAATAAGGCATACCTTCTTTAAAAAACTCATCTTTTAGCTCTGCAGGTAAGAACAGAGACATCAAagattattataaatttatactGGCCAGAGGAATAGgcgaatttaaataaatatatcattattttaaattgacaTGCCACAttatctttttaacattttatactttttattttgaaaagtaatacTAATTCttaccttttccttttctgagttTAAAAAGTTCATAAGCCAAGATTTttatatgcttttgtttttttagactGGCTCACAGAATGCCATTTATGAATTCTAATTTTAAGCACACTGTTAATTTTCAAAGGACATTTATGGAAGGGCTAGTTTTTAGAGGAGATGATTCACCATTCTAATTTCAGAACAGACAGATTTCAGTGAGCGAAATGcattttaatgcatttaatgCAGTTTCTTATAGCATAGAATATTGGTATGTACTGGGTTTAATTTCAATAGAATAGTATTTTGGTATCTATCTAGTGTCAAATAACaaatatgtgtattatttttaaaataagctttttgTTTCTGTCTGGGACCTAGCTTAATCCTGTTATTTTTCAATTGGATTTAAACTTTTTCACTTTATTGGAGTTAAATAAAGTTGGGAAGTtatgtttaatttatatgtatcATTCACAAATGCTTAATACTTTAcctaataaaacatattttaatgtaaCTGATTAAAAAATGTTCCCTCCTATGACACCATATTCAGGTAGTAGAACAAGAAATTCCTAAAAATTATGGTCAAttagtttttctgtcttttttttttctttttttggtggttcAGAAATAACTTTCCCAAGTTTATGCTGTCAGTAAGGACTAAATCTGAGATTTTAGTATAGGGTTTTAACTCCCAATAAAGTTCTCAATTTCTCATGATTGTCTTATTACAAGCATATCAGCTAAGCAAATCTTGAATTGCGGTGTCACTGAAATTTCTCCTGTACGTATCCATGAACATATATCTTGTGATGGCTTCATTAGAGGACCACATGCTGGCGCAGTCTTCAAATTTTGTCTGCATATCTGTACCTGTTTTCTCTGTGCTTATTTTTATCTGCTttattcctgcttttttttttttttatcttactctctatagtaaatatttctatatatagttcatggatttgagagagaaagaaataggaaaagaaagaaagaaggagatatgtttggagagaaaaagagaacacaaaattttaaaaagtcatgtaaTCTTGATGAAGCACCCaaatttattaatacatatttgtatattaatTGATGTTCTATAAACAGTTTTATTAtgatggcttaaaactccacattaaaaaaaaaaattagatcatggcatccagtcccatcacttcatggcaaatagaaggggaaaaaatggaagcagtgacagattttctcttcttgggctccaaaatcattgtggatggtgactgcagccatgaaattagaagacatctGCTTCTTGGAACAAAGGCAATGACAAACTCAGACagagtattagaaagcagagacatcactttgccgagaaAGCTTCATGGAGTCAAAGCTGCggtctttccagtagttatgtatggatgaaAGCTTTAGTCCATGAAGAAGGCTGttactgttagtcgctcagtcatgcctgactctttcccactccttggactgcagcccacaaggttcctctgttcatgggattttccaggcagggatagtggagtgggttgccatattcttctgcaggggatcttcccgacccagggatcgaacccgggtcacctgcactgcaggcagattctttaccatctgagctaaaaGGAAACCCTGAGGgctgaattgattcttttgaactgtggcagggaggcctggcatgctgcagtccgtggggtagtAGAATCAGATAacactcagtgactgaacaacagcaacaattttcTTAATATAGCAATTCAAAGTTAatgatactttattatttttgtctctttgtgtTCTTATAATTATTATGTAAGTTGTATGGGTTTATACAGAAACCAGAACttactattattataatatatttttactctagacttttctaagaatcaaatgaacattttttgGTTTTGTAAACTCACACGCCTTTGCTGTTTAGTTCCTaattcgtgtccagctcttttgcaaccccatggactgtagtctgccagacttttctgtccatggattatcccaggcaagaatatggaagtgggttgccatttccttctccaggggatcttgcagacccagggatcaaacttgtgtctcctgcattggttggcagattatttaccactgagccaccaggcaagtccttaaACTTAAACTTATCAATCTATTTATTCTTTGCATTAGAAATAGCCTCTAAATGGATCCATGGAAAGTTTCTGGGAAAATAAAGACGTGGTTTTCTTCTAACAGcaaattaaagatttttatttattctcttcttgATGTGTGGCatctaaatacaataaaaatgtagTATGTTTAACATCAtaagtattattttcttataagTCATTGAATTCAGCC
This genomic interval carries:
- the LOC136175681 gene encoding olfactory receptor 5T2-like, producing the protein MKNVTEVTSFLLKGFTDNLELQIILFFLFLAIYLSTLIGNLGLIVLVIGDCRLHSPMYYFLSVLSSVDACYSSVVTPKMLVDLMSKSKAISFLECATQMFLAVTFGTTECFLLAAMAYDRCVAIYDPLRYSASMGPRVYVSLIIASCVGGILHASVHTVATFSLSFCASNEIRHVFCDTPPLLAISCSDTHTNQLLLFYFVGSIEIVTVLSVLISYGFILLAILRMPSAVGRRKVFSTCGSHLTGVSIFHGTVLFMYVRPSSSYALNHDMIVSLFYSVVIPMLNPIIYSLRNKDVKEAMKKVFGKNWFINKVHFQSKF